The following are encoded in a window of Nocardia sp. BMG111209 genomic DNA:
- a CDS encoding NADPH-dependent FMN reductase has product MTTIGIIIGSTRPGRNGEEVARWVRELAVAHAGDAADFDLVDLQDYRLPLLDEPIPAARADGTQPHTRRWAERIGACDAFVVVTPEYNTTAPSSLTNAIDYLLREWAGKPVGYVGYGIYGAVMAIHKLRAQAGVLRMADIGPQVALTLAEDFVNFTEFRPREFQAGRLHELLDELLAWERALVSLRTEAGAAS; this is encoded by the coding sequence ATGACCACGATCGGCATCATCATCGGCAGTACCCGGCCGGGCCGCAACGGCGAGGAGGTGGCGCGCTGGGTCCGGGAACTCGCCGTCGCGCATGCGGGCGATGCCGCGGACTTCGACCTGGTCGATCTGCAGGACTATCGGCTGCCGCTGCTGGACGAACCGATCCCGGCGGCCCGGGCGGACGGGACGCAACCGCACACCCGGCGCTGGGCCGAGCGGATCGGCGCCTGCGACGCCTTCGTCGTCGTCACGCCCGAGTACAACACCACCGCACCCTCCTCGCTGACCAACGCGATCGACTACCTGCTGCGCGAGTGGGCCGGGAAACCGGTCGGCTATGTGGGGTACGGCATCTACGGCGCGGTGATGGCGATCCACAAGTTGCGCGCGCAGGCGGGCGTGCTGCGGATGGCGGATATCGGGCCGCAGGTGGCGCTGACGCTGGCGGAGGATTTCGTGAACTTCACCGAGTTCCGGCCGCGCGAGTTCCAGGCCGGCCGGCTGCACGAACTGCTCGACGAGTTGCTGGCGTGGGAGCGAGCGCTCGTCTCGCTGCGCACCGAGGCCGGTGCCGCCTCGTGA
- a CDS encoding GatB/YqeY domain-containing protein: protein MSELKSKLRADLTAAMKSKDSLRRGTLRMLLAAVQTAEVAGPQARELSDSDVIAVLTKEAKKRNEAAVVYEQAGRGELAANERAEESIIDEYLPTQLTDAEVADIADTAIADVAEETGARPTMKQMGQVMKIATQLAAGRADGSRVSAAVKSRL from the coding sequence ATGTCGGAACTGAAGTCGAAGCTGCGTGCCGATCTCACCGCGGCGATGAAGAGCAAGGATTCGCTGCGCCGCGGCACCCTGCGCATGCTGCTGGCCGCCGTGCAGACCGCCGAGGTCGCCGGTCCGCAGGCCCGCGAGCTCTCGGACTCCGACGTGATCGCCGTGCTCACCAAGGAGGCGAAGAAGCGCAACGAGGCGGCCGTGGTCTACGAGCAGGCCGGTCGCGGCGAGCTGGCCGCCAACGAGCGCGCCGAGGAGTCGATCATCGACGAATACCTGCCGACCCAGCTCACCGACGCCGAGGTGGCCGATATCGCCGACACCGCGATCGCGGATGTCGCCGAGGAGACCGGCGCCCGGCCCACGATGAAGCAGATGGGCCAGGTCATGAAGATCGCCACCCAGCTGGCCGCGGGCCGCGCCGACGGCTCCCGCGTCTCCGCGGCGGTCAAGTCGCGGCTCTGA
- a CDS encoding acyl-CoA dehydrogenase family protein, which yields MDRYELRRQDYSLSDQQRELRSTYAKFFAAQCPLPVVRAAEPLGFAPELWKRLCANGSAAMAVPESVGGDGATLVDLIVVAEEIGRTLAPVPWIDHVCAARLLARLGAFPAEAVDGQRLVALDPQGAVRGSRLVAAGAIADELVVRDGDEIVRLTHDTPPPRVGNLGRLPMALVDPGAASSRTVLAAGPAALTEYQRALDEWRLLTAAALVGLIEETMRIAAAFATTRYTLGVPISTLQAISHPLADIAVVVHGGRNLVRRAAWFLDNEPDERAELAPAAFVYLSEEAARAATVAVHIQGGLGVSTESAAPAYLVRARGWPLAAGDPAADAVRIARIVAARTAAPAPDFSVR from the coding sequence ATGGACCGCTACGAATTGCGGCGACAGGATTACAGCCTGTCCGACCAGCAGCGGGAGTTGCGGAGTACGTACGCGAAATTCTTCGCCGCGCAGTGCCCGCTGCCGGTGGTCCGGGCGGCCGAGCCGCTCGGATTCGCGCCTGAGCTGTGGAAGAGATTGTGCGCCAACGGTTCCGCCGCGATGGCCGTCCCCGAATCGGTGGGCGGTGACGGCGCGACCCTGGTCGATCTGATCGTGGTGGCCGAGGAGATCGGCCGCACGCTGGCCCCGGTGCCGTGGATCGATCACGTCTGCGCCGCGCGGCTGCTGGCCCGGCTCGGCGCGTTCCCGGCCGAGGCGGTGGACGGGCAACGGCTGGTCGCACTGGATCCGCAAGGGGCCGTGCGCGGTTCGCGCCTCGTGGCCGCCGGCGCGATCGCCGACGAGCTGGTGGTCCGGGACGGGGACGAGATCGTCCGGCTGACCCACGACACCCCGCCGCCGCGGGTCGGCAATCTGGGCCGGCTGCCGATGGCCCTGGTCGATCCCGGCGCCGCGAGCAGTCGTACCGTGCTGGCCGCCGGACCGGCCGCGCTCACCGAATATCAACGGGCCCTGGACGAATGGCGGTTGCTGACCGCCGCCGCGCTGGTCGGGCTCATCGAGGAGACCATGCGGATCGCGGCGGCCTTCGCCACCACGAGATACACACTGGGCGTGCCGATCTCGACATTGCAGGCGATCTCCCATCCGCTGGCCGATATCGCCGTTGTGGTGCACGGCGGCCGGAATCTGGTGCGGCGGGCGGCCTGGTTCCTCGACAACGAACCGGACGAGCGCGCCGAACTGGCCCCCGCCGCCTTCGTCTACCTGAGCGAGGAGGCCGCGCGAGCGGCCACGGTCGCGGTGCACATCCAGGGCGGGCTCGGGGTGTCCACCGAATCCGCGGCGCCCGCCTACCTGGTCCGGGCCCGCGGCTGGCCGCTGGCCGCGGGCGATCCGGCCGCCGACGCGGTGCGGATCGCCCGCATCGTGGCCGCGCGGACCGCCGCCCCGGCCCCCGATTTCTCGGTGCGATAA
- a CDS encoding penicillin-binding protein: MPTSRSLARLAGACVLAAVIVAGLLFPLAGGFGYVSNRAAATVDNVSAELVEGTVPAVSTMVDASGAPIAWLYEQRRFEVPSDRIANDMKLAIVSIEDRRFAEHGGVDWQGTFRAFLTNTSSGGVQQGGSTIDQQYVKNFQLLVVAKTDAERRAAVETTPARKLREIRMALNLEKQLTKDEILTRYLNLVPFGNGSYGIQDAAQTYFGVDAKDLTMPQAAMLAGMVQSSSKLNPYNNPQGVLERRNTVLDTLIQNIPSRADEFRKDKSEALGVLPEPKALPRGCIAAGDRGFFCDYAMQYLANAGISVDQLDKGGYLIRTTLDPAVQNSVKASVDSVTKPDLDDIAEVMSIIAPGQDSHALLAMASSREYGLDSGAHQTVQPQPYSMVGDGAGSIFKIFTTAAAMEKGLGIASELDVPPFFAAKGMGNGGAAGCPPETYCVKNAGNYRSPMTVTEALAQSPNTAFVKLIQDVGVTPAVDMALRLGMRSYAEPGSSGHGSQSLADMIKQQNLGSFTLGPLAINPLELSNVAATIASSGKWCPPTPIREVLDRNGKQVPLTQAPCEQVIEPGLADTLANALGQDAVGGTAAGSARSVGWNVPVSAKTGTTETHRSSAFFGFTNAMAGAAYIYGDSPTPGEICSYPLRSCGDGNLYGGNEPARSWFGAIKPVLDHFPPTAFPPTDEKYVRGANNAQIPDVAGMSQAQANSALVAAGFRVSVVPQPGSQSKGTVIGTSPNGSAIPGSMVTLNVSDGTQTAAAPPPPPPVPLPAPPRLPPIPIPIPLPR, translated from the coding sequence GTGCCGACCTCACGATCGCTCGCGAGACTGGCCGGAGCGTGCGTGCTCGCGGCCGTGATCGTCGCCGGGCTGCTCTTCCCGCTAGCCGGTGGCTTCGGCTACGTGTCCAACCGCGCCGCCGCCACCGTCGACAACGTTTCCGCCGAACTGGTGGAGGGCACGGTGCCCGCGGTGTCGACCATGGTCGACGCCTCCGGCGCCCCCATCGCCTGGCTCTACGAACAACGCCGTTTCGAGGTGCCCAGTGACCGCATCGCGAACGATATGAAGCTCGCGATCGTCTCCATCGAGGACCGCCGCTTCGCCGAACACGGCGGCGTCGACTGGCAGGGCACGTTCCGCGCCTTCCTGACCAACACCTCCTCCGGCGGTGTGCAGCAGGGCGGTTCGACCATCGACCAGCAGTACGTGAAGAACTTCCAGCTGCTGGTGGTGGCCAAGACCGACGCCGAGCGCCGGGCGGCGGTGGAGACCACGCCCGCTCGCAAGCTGCGCGAGATCCGGATGGCGCTGAACCTGGAGAAGCAGCTCACCAAGGACGAGATCCTCACCCGGTACCTGAACCTGGTGCCGTTCGGCAACGGCTCCTACGGCATCCAGGACGCCGCGCAGACCTACTTCGGGGTCGACGCCAAGGATCTGACCATGCCGCAGGCCGCGATGCTCGCAGGCATGGTGCAGAGCTCCTCCAAGCTCAACCCGTACAACAACCCGCAGGGTGTGCTGGAGCGCCGGAACACCGTCCTGGACACGCTGATCCAGAACATCCCCAGCCGGGCCGACGAATTCCGCAAGGACAAGTCCGAGGCGCTGGGTGTGCTGCCCGAGCCGAAGGCGCTGCCGCGCGGCTGCATCGCCGCCGGTGACCGCGGCTTCTTCTGCGACTACGCGATGCAGTACCTGGCCAACGCCGGCATCAGCGTGGACCAGCTCGACAAGGGCGGTTACCTGATCCGCACCACGTTGGATCCGGCGGTACAGAACTCGGTGAAGGCCTCGGTCGACTCGGTGACCAAACCGGACCTCGACGACATCGCCGAGGTCATGAGCATCATCGCGCCCGGCCAGGATTCCCATGCGCTGCTGGCCATGGCGTCCAGTCGCGAGTACGGACTCGACAGCGGCGCCCACCAGACCGTGCAGCCACAGCCGTACTCGATGGTCGGCGACGGCGCCGGGTCGATCTTCAAGATCTTCACCACGGCCGCGGCGATGGAGAAGGGTCTCGGCATCGCCTCCGAACTCGATGTGCCCCCGTTCTTCGCCGCCAAGGGCATGGGTAACGGCGGCGCCGCGGGCTGTCCGCCCGAGACCTACTGCGTCAAGAACGCCGGCAACTACCGGTCGCCGATGACCGTCACGGAGGCGCTGGCACAGTCGCCGAACACCGCGTTCGTCAAGCTGATCCAGGACGTCGGCGTGACGCCGGCGGTGGATATGGCGCTGCGGCTGGGTATGCGCTCGTACGCCGAACCGGGCAGCTCGGGGCACGGCAGCCAGAGCCTCGCCGACATGATCAAGCAGCAGAATCTGGGCTCGTTCACGCTGGGCCCGCTGGCGATCAATCCGCTGGAGCTGTCCAATGTGGCCGCCACGATTGCCTCCTCGGGCAAGTGGTGCCCGCCCACCCCGATCCGCGAGGTGCTCGACCGCAACGGCAAGCAGGTGCCGCTGACCCAGGCGCCCTGTGAACAGGTGATCGAACCCGGTCTGGCCGATACGCTGGCCAACGCGCTCGGCCAGGACGCCGTCGGCGGTACCGCGGCCGGATCGGCGCGCAGCGTCGGCTGGAACGTGCCGGTCTCGGCGAAGACGGGCACCACCGAAACCCACCGCTCCTCGGCCTTCTTCGGCTTCACCAACGCGATGGCCGGCGCGGCGTACATCTACGGCGACTCGCCGACCCCCGGCGAGATCTGCTCGTACCCGCTGCGCAGCTGTGGCGACGGCAACCTGTACGGCGGTAACGAACCGGCGCGCAGCTGGTTCGGGGCGATCAAGCCGGTGCTCGACCACTTCCCGCCGACCGCCTTCCCGCCGACCGACGAGAAGTACGTGCGGGGCGCCAACAACGCCCAGATCCCGGACGTCGCCGGAATGTCGCAGGCGCAGGCCAATTCGGCGTTGGTCGCGGCCGGCTTCCGGGTGTCGGTGGTGCCGCAGCCGGGTTCGCAGTCGAAGGGCACCGTGATCGGCACCTCGCCCAACGGTTCGGCGATCCCGGGTTCGATGGTGACGCTGAACGTCAGCGACGGCACCCAGACCGCCGCGGCGCCACCGCCTCCGCCGCCGGTGCCGCTCCCGGCGCCACCGCGCCTGCCACCGATCCCCATCCCGATCCCGTTGCCGCGCTAG
- a CDS encoding NAD(P)-dependent oxidoreductase, giving the protein MTARLTIFGANGRTGRLLTARALEAGHRVTAVTRQPDSFPLQHDRLEVVRTDVLDPAGVDAAVAGRDAVLSALGVPPGNGPITTYSAGTANIAAAMRDHGIRRLVVISSSGVDPRPYSDGGVLFNRVLLPLVTRVLGRTLYEDMRRMETLLRDGDLDWTIVRPSGLYHLPSATDYTVVEGHADGRFTARADLAASMLDLLGDERWVRRIAGVITTVDNPPLLQWIRREAMAGG; this is encoded by the coding sequence GTGACCGCGCGGCTCACGATCTTCGGCGCCAACGGGCGCACCGGCCGCCTGCTCACCGCCCGCGCGCTGGAGGCCGGACATCGGGTCACCGCGGTCACCCGGCAGCCGGACTCCTTCCCGCTGCAGCATGATCGGCTCGAGGTGGTGCGGACGGACGTGCTGGATCCGGCCGGGGTGGACGCGGCGGTCGCGGGCCGGGACGCGGTGTTGTCGGCGCTGGGGGTGCCGCCGGGCAACGGGCCGATCACGACCTATTCGGCGGGTACCGCCAACATCGCGGCCGCGATGCGCGACCACGGGATCCGCCGGCTGGTCGTGATCAGCTCGAGCGGGGTCGATCCGCGGCCGTATTCCGACGGCGGGGTCCTGTTCAACCGGGTACTGCTGCCGTTGGTGACCCGGGTACTGGGCCGGACCCTGTACGAGGACATGCGGCGGATGGAAACCCTGTTGCGCGACGGCGATCTGGACTGGACGATCGTCCGGCCGAGCGGGCTCTACCACCTGCCCTCGGCCACGGACTACACCGTGGTCGAGGGGCATGCCGACGGCCGGTTCACCGCGCGGGCGGACCTGGCCGCGAGCATGCTGGACCTGCTCGGCGACGAACGCTGGGTGCGCCGCATCGCCGGGGTGATCACCACCGTGGACAATCCGCCTCTGCTGCAATGGATTCGGCGGGAGGCGATGGCCGGCGGCTGA
- a CDS encoding RNA polymerase sigma-70 factor, translated as MTDPMDPATEAFVTHRNLLFTVAYEMLGSAADAEDVLQETWLQWAGVDLDQVRDPRAYLVRIATRQAIGRLRTLGRRKESYVGPWLPEPLLTAPDVADDIELAESVSMAMLLILETLTPTERAVFVLREVFDLGYDEIAEAVAKTPTAVRQIAHRARAHVAARRPRGTVSATEARATLAAFQRAVETGDLQRLLDLLAPDAVFLGDGGGIKQALLHPVVGRTPVARLLSGGTRWMGGVVTTDLTQVNGHPALLIRLNGKIDGVVAIRMDDGLITGVYSVRNPEKLSRVAQETTMSR; from the coding sequence ATGACGGACCCGATGGACCCCGCCACCGAGGCCTTCGTCACCCACCGCAACCTGCTGTTCACGGTCGCCTACGAGATGCTCGGCTCGGCCGCCGACGCCGAGGACGTCCTCCAGGAGACCTGGCTGCAATGGGCCGGCGTCGACCTGGACCAGGTGCGCGACCCCCGCGCCTACCTGGTCCGGATCGCCACCCGCCAGGCGATCGGCCGCCTGCGCACCCTCGGCCGCCGCAAGGAGTCCTACGTCGGCCCCTGGCTACCCGAACCCCTGCTCACCGCCCCCGACGTGGCCGACGACATCGAACTGGCCGAGAGCGTCTCGATGGCCATGCTCCTGATCCTCGAGACCCTCACCCCCACCGAACGCGCGGTATTCGTCCTGCGCGAGGTGTTCGACCTCGGCTACGACGAGATCGCCGAAGCCGTCGCCAAGACCCCCACCGCCGTCCGCCAGATCGCCCACCGCGCCCGCGCCCACGTCGCGGCCCGCCGCCCCCGCGGCACCGTCTCCGCCACCGAGGCCCGCGCCACCCTGGCCGCCTTCCAGCGCGCGGTCGAAACCGGCGACCTGCAACGCCTCCTGGACCTCCTGGCCCCCGACGCCGTCTTCCTCGGCGACGGCGGCGGCATCAAACAGGCCCTGCTCCACCCGGTCGTAGGCCGCACCCCCGTCGCCCGCCTCCTCTCCGGCGGCACCCGCTGGATGGGCGGCGTGGTCACCACCGACCTCACCCAGGTCAACGGCCACCCCGCCCTCCTGATCCGCCTGAACGGCAAAATCGACGGCGTCGTCGCGATCCGCATGGACGACGGCCTCATCACCGGCGTCTACTCCGTCCGCAACCCGGAAAAACTCTCCCGGGTAGCCCAGGAAACAACAATGAGCCGCTGA
- a CDS encoding acyl-CoA dehydrogenase family protein — protein sequence MDFARVALSGADEEFRDRARAFLDTHVTDEVRRRDRETGDNFDEAVHLAMGAEGWLAGELRSEARGGFDRLRTRLWELEKRRYRVPWVTWGTTAIVVPAVRTHGSPELQEEVLPGVYDGRIRLCLGYTEPEGGSDVATCKTRAVRDGDDWVINGAKMFTTGAHNCQYVFLITNTDPAGKRHRNLTMFLVPLSAPGIEIHGIRTVDGDRTNIVYYTDVRVPDRYRLGAVDGGWAVLQGPLNEEHGVRKTAPDGLQDVSIMAHQASYMAAVVDEVAAAVAQPGPDGQRRLDDASVAYRLGHSIARMEAAVSAPGVFGRVAVAQTMRDIAPELMDALGPTAALTTEAAAIDDGGGAEYLFRWAPLCGIYGGTLEVFRNIIAQQTLGLGRPAYAPPR from the coding sequence ATGGATTTCGCACGAGTGGCACTGTCCGGAGCGGACGAGGAGTTCCGGGACCGGGCGCGCGCCTTCCTCGACACCCACGTCACCGACGAGGTACGCCGCCGCGACCGGGAGACCGGCGACAACTTCGACGAGGCGGTACATCTCGCGATGGGCGCCGAGGGCTGGCTCGCCGGGGAACTGCGGTCCGAGGCCCGCGGCGGCTTCGATCGACTGCGAACCCGCTTGTGGGAGTTGGAGAAACGACGCTATCGGGTGCCGTGGGTGACCTGGGGGACCACCGCGATCGTGGTGCCCGCGGTGCGCACGCACGGTAGCCCCGAACTACAGGAGGAGGTGCTGCCCGGGGTGTACGACGGCCGAATTCGCCTGTGCCTGGGCTACACCGAGCCCGAGGGCGGTTCCGACGTGGCCACCTGCAAGACCCGCGCGGTCCGCGACGGCGACGACTGGGTGATCAACGGCGCCAAGATGTTCACCACCGGTGCGCACAATTGCCAGTACGTCTTCCTGATCACCAACACCGATCCGGCCGGGAAGCGGCATCGCAACCTCACCATGTTCCTGGTGCCGCTGTCGGCGCCGGGCATCGAGATCCACGGCATCCGCACCGTCGACGGCGACCGCACCAATATCGTGTACTACACCGATGTGCGGGTTCCCGATCGGTATCGGCTCGGCGCCGTCGACGGCGGATGGGCGGTGCTGCAGGGTCCGCTGAACGAGGAGCACGGCGTGCGCAAGACCGCGCCGGACGGCCTGCAGGATGTCTCGATCATGGCGCATCAGGCGTCGTACATGGCCGCGGTGGTCGACGAGGTCGCCGCGGCGGTGGCGCAACCCGGACCGGACGGGCAGCGCCGCCTCGACGACGCCTCGGTGGCATATCGCCTGGGGCACAGCATCGCCCGGATGGAGGCCGCGGTATCCGCGCCCGGGGTGTTCGGTCGGGTCGCGGTCGCGCAGACCATGCGCGACATCGCCCCCGAACTCATGGACGCACTCGGCCCCACGGCGGCGCTGACCACCGAGGCCGCCGCGATCGACGACGGCGGCGGGGCCGAATACCTGTTCCGGTGGGCGCCGCTGTGCGGGATCTACGGCGGCACCCTGGAGGTCTTCCGCAACATCATCGCGCAGCAGACGCTGGGCCTCGGCCGTCCCGCCTACGCCCCGCCGCGCTGA
- a CDS encoding WhiB family transcriptional regulator, translating into MHMTTPIARLDVEQAEARIAWVSQARCKEVDPDQLFVRGAAQRKAATICRHCPVLMECGADALDNRVEFGVWGGMTERQRRALLKQHPDVTSWADFFRSQRQQKVAM; encoded by the coding sequence ATGCACATGACTACCCCCATCGCTCGATTGGACGTGGAGCAGGCCGAAGCAAGGATCGCCTGGGTGTCCCAGGCGCGATGCAAGGAAGTGGATCCCGATCAGCTGTTCGTGCGCGGCGCGGCGCAGCGCAAGGCAGCGACCATCTGCCGCCACTGCCCGGTGTTGATGGAGTGCGGTGCCGATGCCCTGGACAACCGGGTGGAGTTCGGGGTGTGGGGTGGCATGACCGAACGGCAGCGCCGGGCGCTGCTCAAACAACATCCCGACGTCACGTCCTGGGCGGACTTCTTCCGGTCCCAGCGCCAGCAGAAGGTAGCCATGT
- a CDS encoding amidohydrolase family protein translates to MTAAIDCLVNVHFGETEKQPGWMLKVRDDYFKGPSSMYDQVELSALLDEMDEMGVRRAILLDSLSKPSVTARKFATARPDRFTLGMGGLDLLRPMPTLRKLASAVADLPVSYAVMGPSFWGDGRYPASDAVYYPLYTKCAELGLPLCLNTGIPGPPIPGEAQHPIHLDRVCIRFPELRLCMIHGADPWWDVAIRLMLKYPNLRLMTSAWSPKRLPETLLHYMRTRGKDRVIFGSDWPVLPMRRVIPEAAALDLPPEVLDNYLHHNAEKFFFADRNSAV, encoded by the coding sequence ATGACCGCGGCGATCGATTGTCTGGTCAATGTGCATTTCGGGGAGACCGAGAAACAGCCCGGCTGGATGCTGAAGGTGCGCGACGACTATTTCAAGGGCCCGTCGTCGATGTACGACCAGGTCGAGTTGAGTGCCCTGCTCGACGAGATGGACGAGATGGGCGTGCGCCGGGCGATCCTGCTGGATTCGCTGTCGAAACCGTCGGTCACCGCGCGGAAATTCGCGACCGCGCGACCGGACCGGTTCACCCTCGGCATGGGCGGACTGGACCTGCTGCGGCCCATGCCGACGCTGCGCAAACTCGCCTCGGCCGTCGCCGATCTGCCGGTGTCCTATGCGGTGATGGGCCCGAGTTTCTGGGGCGACGGCCGGTATCCGGCCAGCGATGCCGTCTACTATCCGCTCTACACCAAATGCGCGGAACTCGGTCTGCCGCTGTGCCTCAACACCGGTATTCCCGGTCCGCCGATTCCCGGCGAGGCGCAGCATCCGATACATCTGGACCGGGTGTGCATCCGTTTCCCGGAATTGCGGCTGTGCATGATCCACGGTGCGGATCCGTGGTGGGACGTGGCCATCCGGCTGATGCTGAAATATCCCAACCTGCGGCTGATGACCTCGGCGTGGTCACCGAAACGGCTGCCGGAGACGCTGTTGCACTATATGCGCACCCGCGGCAAGGACCGGGTGATCTTCGGTTCGGACTGGCCCGTGCTGCCGATGCGCCGGGTCATCCCCGAGGCGGCGGCGCTGGATCTGCCCCCCGAGGTACTGGACAACTACCTCCACCACAATGCCGAGAAATTCTTCTTCGCCGACCGCAATTCCGCGGTGTGA
- a CDS encoding metallophosphoesterase, translated as MPVFSSPALQRVALGAVGAAAAGVGYASLIERNAFTLREATLPVLKPGSSSLRVLHISDLHLTPGRKLEQAWVRELARLEPDLVVNTGDNLAHPRAVPAVVQSLSGLLSRPGLFVFGSNDYFAPVPKNPFKYFDKNHKRVYGAPLPWQDLRAAFAERGWLDLTHVRRDLEVAGIRIATAGVDDPHLQRDRYDTVAGTPNPLADLSIGLTHSPEPRVLDRFAADGYDLVLAGHTHGGQLCLPGFGALVTNCGIDRSRVKGPSRWGAHTQLHVSAGLGTSPWAPYRFCCRPEATLLTLVAAAPDRPVSDSGRGVSESEAVAR; from the coding sequence ATGCCGGTATTCTCGTCCCCCGCACTCCAACGGGTCGCTCTCGGCGCCGTCGGCGCCGCAGCAGCCGGAGTCGGCTACGCCTCGCTCATCGAGCGCAACGCCTTCACGCTGCGCGAGGCCACGTTGCCGGTGCTGAAACCGGGGTCGTCGAGCCTACGTGTGCTGCACATCAGCGATCTGCACCTGACCCCCGGGCGGAAGCTCGAGCAGGCATGGGTGCGCGAGCTGGCGCGGCTGGAGCCCGATCTGGTGGTCAACACCGGCGACAATCTGGCGCATCCGCGCGCGGTGCCCGCGGTGGTGCAGTCGCTGTCGGGCCTGCTGTCCCGGCCGGGCCTGTTCGTCTTCGGCAGCAACGACTACTTCGCCCCCGTGCCGAAGAATCCGTTCAAGTACTTCGACAAGAACCACAAGCGGGTCTACGGCGCGCCGCTGCCCTGGCAGGATCTGCGTGCCGCGTTCGCCGAACGCGGCTGGCTGGACCTGACCCACGTGCGCCGCGATCTGGAGGTGGCCGGAATCAGGATCGCCACGGCGGGTGTCGACGATCCGCACCTGCAGCGCGACCGCTACGACACCGTCGCGGGCACCCCGAATCCGCTGGCGGACCTCAGCATCGGCCTGACCCACTCGCCCGAACCGCGCGTACTGGACCGGTTCGCCGCCGACGGGTACGACCTCGTCCTCGCCGGGCACACCCACGGCGGTCAGCTGTGCCTGCCCGGATTCGGCGCACTGGTCACCAACTGCGGGATCGACCGTTCCCGGGTGAAGGGCCCGTCCCGCTGGGGCGCGCACACCCAACTGCACGTGTCGGCCGGCCTGGGCACCTCGCCGTGGGCGCCGTACCGGTTCTGCTGCCGGCCGGAGGCCACACTGCTCACCCTGGTCGCGGCAGCACCCGACCGGCCGGTTTCGGACAGCGGCCGAGGGGTATCGGAATCGGAGGCGGTCGCGCGCTAG